GGTGGGCGAGGTGCCCACGACGCTGCCCGACGACGAACTGGACGCGGTGCCGGTGTGGATCTCCGGCTCCCAGTTCCAGGCGTGGAAGCATACGCAACTCGTCATCGACGTGGTGCCCGGCCGCGGGTCCGGCTTCAGCCTGGAAGCGCCGGAGGGTTATCGATTCCTCAGCCGGGCAAGGGCTTTCACGACCGCGGAGAACGAGGCGCTGGCGGCCGTCGCGCCGGTGGTCGGCGCCGAGTACGAATCCGGCGCCCGCCCACCGGTTCCCGACACTCCCCAGGTGGTCGCCGCGGCGGTGGACGCGTGCCCGGTGCCGCGCTGACTCGGCCGAGGACACCGCGGTAGGTATCGCGGGCGAGCTGACCGGCGGGATACGAGGCGGCCGGCGGGCATTCTCCGGAACTTCCCCTATTCGGACATCAACCCAGCGGGGTAGACCGGATCCCCTCAGCAGGTGATGATCTCGCGGTGCGGTGTCCCTAGGGTTGCGAAAGTGCCCGTCGCCCGTGCTGCTCGATATCGCGTCCTGTTGTTCGCGGGATTGCTCCTGCTGCTGGGTGCCGGGGCGGCGCCCGCGTTCGCCGATTCCGCCGCCGCGGGCGCGGATCTCTCGATCGCACAATCCCTCGGCGACCGGGAGCTGACCGTGGTCCTGCGCCGGGTGACCAGCGTGCCGGGGCCGCTGCGGGTCGACGTGGTCACCCACACCGGTACCGCCGCGGGGAAACTCGAACTCGCCGCCGTCCCCACGGGTGCGGTCGGCGTCGATTCCACGCTGCCCGCGCCCGGTGTTCCCGTGGCGGAGAACAGCATCGAACTCGGCGCGACGCCGGGGATGTACTCGGCGACCCTCGACATGGACCGGCCCGGGCCGTGGGAACTGACCATCGGTGACGGCACCCGGGTCGCCCGGATTCCGTTCGTCGTCCCCGCACAGGTCACCTCGCCGCCGGAACGCCTGGTCTATCGCGGCTTTCTGGTGGCGGGCGTGCTGCTGCCCGTCGCCGTGCTGATCGCCGTGCGCGCCAAACGGCCCGCGTGGGCGCTGCTCCCGGCGGGCGGAATGGTCGCGGGTATCACGGTATCGGTGACCGCGGCGCTGCTCTCGGCCTCGCTCCCGCTGCCGCCGCAACCGGGTGGCCAGCTCGATCCCACCCTGGACAACGTCACCGATCCCTACGCGGTGAATCAGCCCGCGATCGCGGACTTCTCGCGACCGCCGGTGCTGCTGACCGTGGCGAGCGGACCGTTGGTCGCGGGCCGGCCGGGCGATATCGACCTGGCCCTGCTCGACGCCGCCACCGGTGCGCCCGTCGACGACCTCGTGGTGCACGACAGCGCGCTGGTGCATCTGCTCATGGTCGGGCCGTCGGGCGGCCTGTCCCATCTGCATCCGATCCGCACCGGCCCCGGGCGCTACCAGGTGCATTCGACGGCAACCGAACCCGGGCGCTACGCGCTGTCCGCGGAACTCGCGCGCCGCGGCGGCGGTGTGCAGATGGCCCGCGCCGCAACCGGTGTCACCGTCCTGCCGGGCGCGCCCGGCACCGCCCCGCCGCGTCCCGCCCCGGTGTCGCTCGGCGGTCCGGTGACGTCCGCGTCGCTCGAGATCGACGGCACGCCGATCGAGGTCGAGACGACCGCCGCCGTGGCCGGGCAGCCGACCACGATCACCGCCGAGGTCGGCGACGCCGCCGAACTGCAACCGTGGCTCGGCATGGTCGGTCACCTGATCATGGCGGGGCCGATACCGGACGGCAGCACCGATATCGCGGCGGCCGTGCACGATTCGGCGATCTGGGGGCACGGCCACTCGATGGGGCCGACGTCGATGCAGGGCATGGCGGACCTGCCCGAGATGGACCACGCGTCGGGCGCACACCACCTGCCGGGCATGGATCACGCAGGGCCGCACAGTATGCCGGGAGTCGAGCCCGCCGGAAGTCGCGGCGTGATGCTCATGCCACCCGCGAACGGCCAGAGCCCGCCCGACGAAACCGTGGCCGCTTATGGACCGGACGTGCCCTTCACCTACACCTTTCCGGCCGCGGGCCGATACCGGCTCTGGATTCAGGTCGAACGACGCTTCACCGTCCTGACCATTCCCGTGGTGCTCGAGGTCGCGGAGGCGCGGCGATGAGCGAAACAACCACGCGCACGACTCGTTCGCGCCGCCCGCTGATCATCGCCGCCGTGCTGGTGGTGGTGCTCGCGCTGCTCGGCTGGTTGCTGTGGCCGAGTTCGGCGGAAGCGGTCACCTTGCGCTCGGGTACCGAACGCCACCTGGTGACGGTCACCGTCGAGCGAGTCCGACTGGGCGACACCGCCGTCGACGTCGCGGTCACCGATCGGGCCGGAGCGCCTACAGCGGATGCCACCGTCACGGTGCAGGCGACCCAGTTGCTGATGGGCCACGCCGGACCACCTGTCGCGCTGACCGCCGTGGGCGACGGTCGCTTCCACGCCGACTCGGTGTCGCTGATGATGACCGGTCCGTGGGAACTGCGCCTGACGATCGACGCGCACGGCGGCGTCGACCAGCTCACGGTGCCGCTGTGGGTGGGCAACTGAAACAGGCACGCGGCAAACAAGATTCAACGAAGCACCGAGGAGGGCAGCGGATGGACAGCTCGGCAGCGTTCGACGCGAGCGAAGGGCGAGCCGGACCGGCGGTGGACACCGTCGCGGCCCGGCCCGCGCCGGACCACACGGCATCGGACAACAGCGCCGCCGCGCGGGCGGGCGCATGGGGCGTCCTGGCGGGCACGGCCGTCACACTGGTCGGGTTGAGCTGGGACATCCAGTGGCACAACGATGTCGGGCCGGACACGTTCTTCACGCTGCCGCACCTGTTCCTGTACTCCGGCAGCGCCATCTCCGGTTTCGTCAGTCTCGCGATGGTGTTCCTGGCCACCGCCGCGCAACGGGCCGGGCGGCCCGTGCCACGGCTGGGCGGCACGCCCATTCGCGTGTTCGGCAGCACCCTCACCGCGCCGCTCGGCTATCTGATCGCCGGGGCGGGCGCGGCCCTGTTCCTCCTCTACGGCCTGCTCGATCTGGAATGGCATTCGATCTACGGCTTCGACGCGGTGCTGAACACGCCGTCGCATGTGGCGCTGTTCCTGTCGATCACGTTGACCATGATCGGCAGCATCATCGTGTTCGCGGCACATCGCGACCACCGGTGGGGCCGGCTCGGCATCGTCGCGGCGGTCCCGATCCTGATCACCTTCGCGCCGATTCTCGCGCAGGCCTTGGACAACCTGGACCTGCCGGTGGATTCGACCATCCTCGGCGTGCTGTTCTTCGGTCCGCTGCTGCTCGTCCTCGGTGCGGCCGTGCTGGCGCGGCCCGGCGCCGCGCTGGCCATCGCGGTGACTCTCGGTGTGCTGCAGGGGATCCTGTGGTGGTTCTCGCCCTGGGCCGCCGAAGCCTACGCCGATTCGATCGGCCTGCCGTTGCGCGACGGGCTCGGCTCGCGCCCGCCCTCGCTGCCCGCGATCATGCCGATGTTCCTGCTGCTCGCGGCCGCCGGGATCGAGGCCCTGTTCTGGTCGGTGCGCACCCGCGGCTTCGACGCGAGCAAGGTCGTCGTGCTGGCCGGTGGCTTCGCCGGAATCGTGGTCGGCGTGACGTTCCCGCTGCAACTTCAGCTCACCCACTTCTTCTCGGGGATCGGGCCCGGCGACGTCCTGATCTCGACCGCGCTGGGCCTGCCACTGGGTCTGCTGGCCGGCTTCCTCGCCGGTCGATTCGTCCGCATGCTGCCCACACCGGGAGGTCTCCGATGACCACCCTGCGCAGGTTCGCGCTCACCGTGCTGGCGGCGCTCACGCTGTCGCTGGTCGCGATCAGCCCCGCGTCCGCGTACGCACCGGTCGACATCGTGCACACCGAGCGCGTGCAGGCCGGGCCGTACGGCCTGACCGTCGGCTTCTCCACCTGGCCGATCCGCGCGATGCAGTCGCTGGACTTCACCTTCATGCCCGACGGCGGCATCGCCGACAAGTCCGGGACGCTGAAACTCACCGGGCCCGGGCTGAATTGGCGGCGGCCCGCGAAGTTCGTCCGGCACCCGCGCAAGCGCGATTCGTGGGGCCTGGACATCTTCGCGGTCGACGATCCCGGCACCTATCGCTTCGCCTTCACCATCGATGGCCCGCTCGGGCACGGCGAGGGCACACTGGATGGGCTGCAGGTGCTGGACCAGCCCGGACCGCCGCTGCCACTGAGCTGGTCGATCGCCGCCCTGCCGCTGCTCGGGCTGCTCGGCTTCCTCACGCTCGCCTGGCGACGCACCCGGCCGGGCAGCAAGCCGTTGCCGGTGTGAGCCTCAGTAGATGTGGCTGGGCAGCGGCACCTCTGCCGCCTGCGCCCCTGCCGAGCGGTCCAAGGTGGCGGTAACCGTTCCGGCGCAGTCGATTTCGGTCCTGCGGTTGCGGTCCTCCGCGTCCACCAGCACGGTGGCCAGATTGCGGCGTCCCGGCGGCAGCACCCGCACCGTGACATGGCCGCGGTCAGTGTTGTCCAGTTCCTGAACGGCGATGTCGCGCACCAGATCACGCAGTGCGAGGGACGCGGTTTCCAAACCGCCGTCATCGAGCAGCATCACCTCGACGCCCCGTCGGCGCGCGGCGCGGGCGGCAGCGAGCACCTCGCTCGTCGACAGCTGCGGTGCGCGCAACTCGTCCCGGAGTTCGGCCTCGAGCAGCCGGCATTCCTCCCGTTCCTCGGGCTGGAACGGGACCGCGGTGGCGATGCGTTCGAGCATCGGACGCGCGCGCAGGTCGAGCCGGTCGAGCTGGCGTTTGCGCTCGGCCTTCTGCGCGTCGAGCCGGGCCCGATTCGCGGCGCGCGTGGTCGATTCGGCCTCGAGTTCGTGCAGCGAGCGCAGGGTGGGGCGCATGATCGCGGCGAAGGCCGCGGCGATGACGACATTGACCAGCGGCACCACCCCCTGCACGAACGCGGTCGCCGCACCACCCGCGGCGGCGACGACGGCGAGCCAGGTGGCCACGGTTCCGGCCCAGGCCAACAGGTTCCGGCCGCGCAGCACCAGCAGGGCGAGCGTGATGCCCGCGGTATACGCGGTCCACATGCTGGTGCGCGCATCCAGTTGCGCGGTCACCTGATCTCGGACGATCAGGGTGGCGACCGGCCCGGCGGCGGCGACCAGCAGGGCCGAGGATCTGCGGATCGGCACCCCGGGGTCGAGCACGACGAGGACGGTGCTGGCGGCGAGCAGTGCCGCGGCCAGGAAAAGCGTGGGGGACAGCGGTATTCCGGCCAGCCGCACCGAACGGATCATCACCGCGGCGTCGGTGGCCAGCGCCACCACGATGATCGTCACCATGGTGGAGCGCTGCCCGCTGAGTAGTCGGCTCAGGTCGCCGTGGTCAGGCGTCATCGGGTGCGTCCCATTCCAATATGATCCGGGTTCCGGCGCCGGGCGCGGCGTCGATGACGGCCCGGCCGCCGACCTCGCGCATCCGCTGCACGATGCTGACCGTGAGGCCGAGGCGGTTCGGCGCGACCGCGGCCGGATCGAATCCGGCGCCGTCGTCGGCGACGACCACGGTCAGGCCGCATTCCCGCGCGGCGATGGTGACGTCGCGGGTGACCGTGCGCTCCGGCACGTCCGCGTGCCGCACACTGTTGCGCACGGCTTCCGCGGCGGCCTGCGCGAGGGCGCTCACCGCCGCCGAGTCGATGCGCAGGTCGCTCGCGCGCCGATCGTGGCGGACCTGTACGCGCAGTGAGGTTTCGGTGGCCGTCGTGACCTCGGTGGTGATCGTCTCGATCGCCTCGGCGCCGGTGCACAATTCGTTGATCCGCCCGATCGCGGCGAACTGACCGAGTGCCTGTTCGGCCTGCCGGGCCAGCATCGTCGGGCAGCCGCCGCGCGAGGTGTCGAGCAGTGTGGCGAGCACCTTGTCATGGATCACGCCCGCGAACAGCGCGCGCTCGCCGGCCCGTGCCTCCGCGGCCGCCGCGAGCGTGGCCTGCTGCTGGGCCCGGGTCCGCTCCATGTCCAGCAGGTAGGCGGCACGCCGCGTCATTCTGGTGATGTAGACGAAACCGACCGATATGCCGAAGATGCGCAGCCAGGTGAGGAAGAACTCGATCGAGCCGAGATCGTTCTTGACCTGACCGTTGGACCACGCCGCCAGCACCGCCACCACGAGCAGATAGAGCGCCGTCACCGGTGTGCGCCACACGACCGTGGCCGCGACCCCGCCGAGCGGTACCAGCCGATAGATCCATTCCACGTCGTTGGTGATCTGCCCGGAGGTCACCGCGAAACCGGACAGCCCGATCACCACGGCGAAAACCGTTGCGTGCGTTGCCGCTAGCACCCGGACCGCGGGGAACGGCACGAACAGCGTGGTGGCCGTCAGCACCAGCGCGGTGCCGAACACCCCGCACATGGCCACCACGGTCCACCACGGCGCGTAATGCCGTGACTGCTCGGCGATCTCCGCGGCGTCCCCGATGCCGAAAATCCACGTGCCCGCGCCCAAGGCGAAAGCGATGATGCGATCCACCCGTTCCCCCGCGGCCCGTGCGGGCACGGTTCGCTGCCGCCGGAGATTCGGCAACACGGCGGTCGCGCGGTACCGCAGGGCCTGCCGCAGCGAAGTCATCTGGAGTCTCTGGCTTCGGCCCCGGAGAGTTCCCGGTGCGGTGCCGGGGCACGACGCAGGTACGTGGTGCGGACCCGGCGCTTGGGACGCAGGTTGATGGTCAGTTTCATGCCTGGGTCGCCCGCTACTCGCACCGTGCCACCGCTGAGCAGCAGTGCGGTGAAGATCTGTCCCTCCAGCAGGGCGAGCGCGGAACCGACGCAGACGTGTTCACCCGCGCCGAAGGGCAAGTAGGACAGGCGTTCCCAGCTGCGGTCGGCCTCGGCGGCGAAGCGGTCCGGCCGGAACGCTTCCGGATCGGGGTAGCGTTCGGCGGATCGGTGCATGACGTACGGTGCGACGAAAACGATGGTGCCCGCGGCGATCTCGTGCTTGCCGAGGCCCGTGTCGCACGCGGCTTCGCGCAGGAACGCGGGGGAGGGCGGATACAACCGCATCGACTCCTTGAACACCTGCAGACAATACGGCAGCAGCGCAAGATCTTCCGCCGTCGGCAACGCGCCGCCGAGGACCCGGTCCACCTCGCCGCGGGCGCGGTCGGCGGCGACCGGATGGCGCGCCAGCGCGTACGCGGTCCAGAACATGGCGTCGGCGCTGGTCTCGTGCGCCGCGGCCCAGAGGTTGATCACCTCGTCGATCAATCGCTCGGTGGGCATCGGCGCGCCGTCGCGGTCCCGCTGGGCGAGCAGCGCGGACACGATGTCGTCGCGCGGCTCGCGGCGGCGCGCGTCGACCATGGCGGTGGCCCAGCCGCGAACCACGCCGAGGTCGCGAATGAACTCGCGGTTGCGTTTCGTCGGGATGTTGAGCGGGGCCACGATCGGGCGCGACATCGCGCGCATCTCCCAGTCGAAGATGCGGTTGGCGGCGTCGAGCACCTCCCGGTAGGCGTCGATCGGCTCGTCCACCAGCAGGCCGGCGATGACGTCGTGCATCATCTCCTGCACAGCGGCGAGCAGATCCACCTCGCCCGCGGCTTGCCAGCGGCGCAGGTGCGGCTGCATGCGCTCGGCGATCACGTCGACGTATTTCGGCACGCGCCGCGCGGTGAACAGCGGCCCGACCAGCGCGCGCTGGCTGCGGTGCACGTCGCCCTCGGAGATGATCAAGCCCTCACGCAGTGCGGGCCACAGCGTGCCGGTCACCGCGCGGGCCCGGCGGTAATCCGCGGCGCGCGAGACCAGCACCTCGTGGATCTCGGCGGGCCCGGTCACCAGCGCCGCGGGCCACATGCCGATCTGGAAGCCCGCGACCGGGCCGTGCTCGTCCGCGAGCCGCCGCATCACGCCCAGCGGATCGCGGAACCACCGGATCGTGGTGCCCAGCCCGAGTACCCCGCCACGTCCGTGGTGCAGTCTTGCAGTTTCCCCTGTTTCCCCCGCCCGATCGTCATTCAACTGACGATTCCTCCCTGGCTCGTCACCGAAGTCTGACTCGATGGTCAGTCGATCGTTCGTTGTTCAGTTGTGGCTGCCTCTGCGCAGTCTTCTCTGCCGCATGTTATCGGGATCACGGCGCGCCGTCGCGCCCGCAGAATTGGGGTCTGCCATAGCCGGGGCCGATGCTAGGATGACTTCACTTAGTTTAGCTAAGCATTTGCTGGTCTGCGTGTGTTGCCTCATCTGATGAAGGAAAAACAACTCCATGGCTGTCGTCCTGCACACGGAAGAACAGCGCGGTACCGGTGTGGTCGAGGTGGTGAAACCTCGTGCGCCACACGCATTCACGGTACTCGCCGCTGCGCTCGTTTTCGCCTGCTGCTCCGTCGGCGCCTGGCTGGCCTTCGTGCGGCCGAACTGGGATATGTACTGGCACCAGGTCGATCTCCAGGTCTACATGTGGGGCGGCTCGATGGCCGCGCTGCATCCCGAACTGCTGTACGACGGGCGTGGCCCGCTCGGCCTGCCCTTCCTCTATCCCGTCTTCGCCGCGTGGATCTGCGCGGAGCTGGCACGCTTCCCGATCAACTATGTCGGGACCGGCATTACGCTGCTGACGCTGGGTTCGCTCTGGGTAAGCATGTGGAGCGCCGGTCTGCTGCAGCAACGGCGACCCGGTGTCCGTTTGGTCGCGCTGGCGACCGCGGCGGCCGCCGCGGCGCTCTGGTTGGAACCGGTCCAGCAGACTCTGCAGTTCGGGCAGCTCAGCGTGCTGCTCATGGCGTTCGTGCTCGCCGACCTGGCGATTCCCAAGAATCGTTGGTATCGCGGCATTCTCATCGGCCTGGCGACGGGGCTGAAGCTGACCCCCGCCGTCTTCGTCGTCTACCTGCTCATCACCCGGCAGTACCGGGCGGCGGTCACCGCGTGCGCGGCCTTCGCCGCGACGGTCGCCATCGGGTTCTGGTACCGGCCCGCCCAGGCCTGGGAGTTCTGGACGACGACGATGACCTCGCAGAACCGCATCGGGTTCGCCTATGTGCAGAACCAATCGATCAACGGACTGTTCGGCCGATTGCAGTGGTCCACCTGGGACAACAGCACCGGCTCGCTGGTCTGCGCGGGACTGCTGGGGCTGGCGGGCATCGCCGCCGCCCGCCTCGCCTACCTGCGCGGTGACGAACTGCTCGGCGCGCTGCTCGCGGCCACCGTGATGCTGCTGGCCTCGCCGATCTCGTGGACGCACTACTGGGTCTGGATCGTGCCCGCGCTGCTGTGGATCGCGCACGCGCTGCGGCATCGTCGCCGTGCCGTGCGGATCGCGGTGCCCGCGCTGATCTATCTGTTCGCCTTCGCCTGGCCGATGCGCGTCGACCGGGTCGGCTGGTGGGATCCGGATCTGCCGCTGCTCCCGCAGGGACTGGTCTGGTACGTCCCGCAGACCAACGGGCGCGAATTCCATTGGACGCTCACACAATTCCTGCTCGGCGACTCGTACACCCTCCTTGCCGTCGCCGCCCTGCTCGCGGCGATCGTCTGGCTGTACCGGCCGCGTGGCGCCCGATCGCGGGTGGCGGACCAGGGCAGTGCGTAGTACGGCGGTACTGCGCGGGGTTCGCACCGTGGCGTGAGGACCATCGGCGCGGTGCTGGATAGCGTCGCGGATATGCGTTCACTGCTCGTGCTTCTGTTCGGTGTCGTCGTCACCGCGTCCGGCTGTACCGCGGCGACCGAATCAGCTGGGGGAGTGCGGAGTTCGGCGCTATCGATCTCATTCGGCGATTTCGTCGCCGAGGCGGAGCTGATGATCCCCGGCAAGGAGCCGGCGCCGTTGGTGGTGCTCGTCGGCGGTTCCGGGCCGGAGGACATGAACGGCGACGATGCGAGCGAAGGCGGCACCTCGCGCGGACACCTGTTCGCGGATATCGCGCGCTCCCTGGCCGATCAAGGTTTCGCGACGCTGCGCTACAACAAGCACTACGTGCACGGCATCGGCGACATCGACCCGCGCTTCGGCACCGAGCTCACGATGCCGCAGCTGGTGGCAGATGTGCGCAGCGCGGTCGAGGCCGGGGTACGCGATCCGCGGATCGACCCGGAACGGATCTACCTTCTCGGCTGGAGCGAAGGCACCACCGTGGTGGCCGCGGCCGCCCCCGAGCTGCCGAATGTACGCGGGGTGATACTGCTTGGGGTAGTAGGCATTCCGTGGCGGGACGGGCTGATCGCGCAGTGGGAGCGCGTGGTGATCCCCTACCTGCGCGACTACGCGGTCGACGGCTCGGTAGGCGTCGCGGAACTCGACCGCGCCTGGCGCGCCGACCCCGGAGTCGTCGTGCACGAGCTGCTCGGCCTGCTCGGTGCGGGCACACCGGCCATCGAACCGGCCTTCGACCCCGACGGCAACGGCAGGATCGACCTCGACACCGAACTATCCAACGCCGCAGTGGCTTTCATCGACACCCAACTCGACGGCCGCGCGTTCCGGATGTACGGCTCCGCGTCCACGCTGCCCGATGTCGCCGCACAGGCCGGTGCGCTGCGCGATATCTCAGTGCTCACCATGCACGGCGAGCACGACAGCAACGTCGCGGTAGCCGCGGCTCGGCAGGTCGATGCAGCGCTGGCCGCGCACGGCAGCCGCGACCACACACTTCTCACCTACCCCGATGCAGGCCACTCCCTCGGCGCCGCAAAGAATCTCGCCCACGACCCGATCGGCCCTATCCGCCCCCAGCCCCTCGCCGACCTCGCCCATTGGCTGCACACGCACGAACCCGCTGCGTAAGCGAGCTGGGCCGGCGCCCTTGGACCCGCCCTGAGGTGGCTGCCGTGCCGCGCGAGCATGCGGTCGCACAACGGATCTCGCGTGCAATCCGATCGCTCGATCCAGCAGGGGCCCCTCGCGAACCTCGCTTGTGCGCTGTGCGCACACGAATCGGCGCTACTACCCTCAGGCCTGCCCGCCGCGGCACGGATCACGCGAACGCGAGTTGGCTGGGGCGCACGACCGGTTGTGTGAGCGGGTTGGCACTTGGCTGGCTGCCGAAGGGGACGGCCCCAGTGTGGTGAACCTGCCGCGGGAGTTACATGGGCAGTGCTGAGCGCGTCGCGTGCCGTACCCGGCTTTAGGCGCACGTCAGGTACGCGGAGTGGGGTTTCGGCGTGGTCGTCTGGCCGTGGTTGCGGCTCGAGCGGTTTGGGAGTAGAGGGTGGGTGGTAAGCGGGCGGGCCGGGTGTGGACCAAGCGACAGATAGGTTGGAGCTCACAGAGGTCTCATACGGTTCACAGGGGTTGTAGCTGCTGTGAACCGTATGGAAAGTCTGTGAGCCCCAGATTCGCAGCGGTTGGCACCAGCGAAACACGCCGAGGGGAAACAACACCCGCTCGATACCGCTGATACTTGGCATCCACTGTCACTGCGACCGGGGAGCCGCGCGTCCGGAGTCCGGCCCCGACGCTCCGCGGCGCCGGACTCGCCGTCCACTGCCACCACGAGCAGGGAGCCGTGCTGGAGTCCGGCCCCAACGGCTCTGCGGCGCTAGTCTCGGACCCGCCAACCTGCTGGGTCGACGCCGCCGGGGATGGGGTCGGCAGGTT
This genomic stretch from Nocardia brasiliensis ATCC 700358 harbors:
- a CDS encoding DUF779 domain-containing protein, whose protein sequence is MGQPAPPRLVATTGAAQLLRRLRTAHGALMMHQSGGCCDGSSPMCYPLGEFIIGDRDVLVGIIDLRLAVGEVPTTLPDDELDAVPVWISGSQFQAWKHTQLVIDVVPGRGSGFSLEAPEGYRFLSRARAFTTAENEALAAVAPVVGAEYESGARPPVPDTPQVVAAAVDACPVPR
- a CDS encoding FixH family protein, coding for MSETTTRTTRSRRPLIIAAVLVVVLALLGWLLWPSSAEAVTLRSGTERHLVTVTVERVRLGDTAVDVAVTDRAGAPTADATVTVQATQLLMGHAGPPVALTAVGDGRFHADSVSLMMTGPWELRLTIDAHGGVDQLTVPLWVGN
- a CDS encoding ATP-binding protein translates to MTSLRQALRYRATAVLPNLRRQRTVPARAAGERVDRIIAFALGAGTWIFGIGDAAEIAEQSRHYAPWWTVVAMCGVFGTALVLTATTLFVPFPAVRVLAATHATVFAVVIGLSGFAVTSGQITNDVEWIYRLVPLGGVAATVVWRTPVTALYLLVVAVLAAWSNGQVKNDLGSIEFFLTWLRIFGISVGFVYITRMTRRAAYLLDMERTRAQQQATLAAAAEARAGERALFAGVIHDKVLATLLDTSRGGCPTMLARQAEQALGQFAAIGRINELCTGAEAIETITTEVTTATETSLRVQVRHDRRASDLRIDSAAVSALAQAAAEAVRNSVRHADVPERTVTRDVTIAARECGLTVVVADDGAGFDPAAVAPNRLGLTVSIVQRMREVGGRAVIDAAPGAGTRIILEWDAPDDA
- a CDS encoding cytochrome P450; the encoded protein is MNDDRAGETGETARLHHGRGGVLGLGTTIRWFRDPLGVMRRLADEHGPVAGFQIGMWPAALVTGPAEIHEVLVSRAADYRRARAVTGTLWPALREGLIISEGDVHRSQRALVGPLFTARRVPKYVDVIAERMQPHLRRWQAAGEVDLLAAVQEMMHDVIAGLLVDEPIDAYREVLDAANRIFDWEMRAMSRPIVAPLNIPTKRNREFIRDLGVVRGWATAMVDARRREPRDDIVSALLAQRDRDGAPMPTERLIDEVINLWAAAHETSADAMFWTAYALARHPVAADRARGEVDRVLGGALPTAEDLALLPYCLQVFKESMRLYPPSPAFLREAACDTGLGKHEIAAGTIVFVAPYVMHRSAERYPDPEAFRPDRFAAEADRSWERLSYLPFGAGEHVCVGSALALLEGQIFTALLLSGGTVRVAGDPGMKLTINLRPKRRVRTTYLRRAPAPHRELSGAEARDSR
- a CDS encoding glycosyltransferase 87 family protein produces the protein MAVVLHTEEQRGTGVVEVVKPRAPHAFTVLAAALVFACCSVGAWLAFVRPNWDMYWHQVDLQVYMWGGSMAALHPELLYDGRGPLGLPFLYPVFAAWICAELARFPINYVGTGITLLTLGSLWVSMWSAGLLQQRRPGVRLVALATAAAAAALWLEPVQQTLQFGQLSVLLMAFVLADLAIPKNRWYRGILIGLATGLKLTPAVFVVYLLITRQYRAAVTACAAFAATVAIGFWYRPAQAWEFWTTTMTSQNRIGFAYVQNQSINGLFGRLQWSTWDNSTGSLVCAGLLGLAGIAAARLAYLRGDELLGALLAATVMLLASPISWTHYWVWIVPALLWIAHALRHRRRAVRIAVPALIYLFAFAWPMRVDRVGWWDPDLPLLPQGLVWYVPQTNGREFHWTLTQFLLGDSYTLLAVAALLAAIVWLYRPRGARSRVADQGSA
- a CDS encoding alpha/beta hydrolase family protein, translated to MRSLLVLLFGVVVTASGCTAATESAGGVRSSALSISFGDFVAEAELMIPGKEPAPLVVLVGGSGPEDMNGDDASEGGTSRGHLFADIARSLADQGFATLRYNKHYVHGIGDIDPRFGTELTMPQLVADVRSAVEAGVRDPRIDPERIYLLGWSEGTTVVAAAAPELPNVRGVILLGVVGIPWRDGLIAQWERVVIPYLRDYAVDGSVGVAELDRAWRADPGVVVHELLGLLGAGTPAIEPAFDPDGNGRIDLDTELSNAAVAFIDTQLDGRAFRMYGSASTLPDVAAQAGALRDISVLTMHGEHDSNVAVAAARQVDAALAAHGSRDHTLLTYPDAGHSLGAAKNLAHDPIGPIRPQPLADLAHWLHTHEPAA